A window of Pectobacterium carotovorum genomic DNA:
TGATTCTTGGAATCATCGGGGCTGCCTGCCTCGGCGTAGTTGCACTACGTCGCGGTGAGCATATTAGTGCATTATGGATTATTGTTGCTTCTGTCGCCGTTTACCTCGTGGCTTATCGATACTACAGCCTGTATATCGCACAAAAAGTCATGCAGTTAGATCCGACCAGAGCAACCCCCGCCGTTGTGAATAACGACGGTCTTAACTATGTGCCGACGAACCGTAACGTCCTGTTCGGGCACCACTTTGCTGCTATCGCAGGTGCGGGCCCGCTGGTTGGGCCGGTACTGGCCGCGCAGGTCGGCTACTTGCCGGGCACCTTATGGCTGCTGGGCGGCGTGGTGTTGGCGGGGGCCGTGCAGGACTTCATGGTACTGTTTATTTCGACCCGTCGTAATGGCGCGTCATTAGGCGAAATCGTTAAGAAGGAATTAGGCCCGGTACCGGGTACGATTGCGCTGTTCGGCTGCTTCCTTATCATGATCATCATTCTTGCCGTACTGGCACTGATCGTGGTGAAAGCGCTGGCAGAAAGTCCGTGGGGCGTCTTTACCGTGTGTTCTACGGTGCCGATCGCGCTGTTTATGGGCGTCTACATGCGCTTTATCCGTCCGGGTAAAGTCGGTGAAATCTCGGTGATCGGGATCGTGCTGCTGGTGCTGGCAATCTGGTTTGGTGGCGTCGTGGCACATGACCCGTACTGGGGCCCGGCGCTGACCTTCAAAGATACCACCATCACCTACACGCTGATTGGTTATGCCTTCGTGTCCGCACTGCTGCCAGTATGGTTGATTCTGGCGCCGCGTGACTATCTGGCGACCTTCCTGAAAATTGGTGTCATCGTCGGTCTGGCGATTGGTATCGTGATTCTGAATCCTGATCTGAAAATGCCGGCGGTAACGCAGTTTGTGGATGGCACCGGTCCGGTTTGGAAAGGTACGCTGTTCCCGTTCCTGTTTATTACGATTGCCTGTGGCGCGGTGTCTGGCTTCCACGCGCTGATTGCTTCCGGTACTACGCCGAAATTGATGGCTAGCGAAAACGATGCGCGTTTCATCGGTTACGGTGCCATGCTGATGGAATCTTTTGTGGCGATCATGGCGCTGGTTGCGGCGTCTATCATTGAACCGGGTCTGTACTTCGCGATGAATACTCCGCCAGCGGCGCTGGGTATTACGATGCCGGATTTGCATCGTCTGGGCACTGCTGATGCGCCGATGATTCTGGCACAATTGCAGGACGTATCTGCCCACGCGGCGGCGACGGTTAGCTCTTGGGGCTTTGTGATTTCTCCTGAGCAGATTCTGCAAACGGCGAAAGACATTGGTGAACCTTCCGTTCTGAACCGTGCAGGCGGTGCACCTACGCTGGCTGTTGGTATCGCACACGTGTTCCACCAGATCATTCCTGGTGCCAACATGGGCTTCTGGTATCACTTCGGTATTCTGTTTGAAGCGCTGTTCATTCTGACGGCACTGGATGCGGGTACGCGTGCTGGCCGTTTCATGCTGCAAGACCTGTTGGGTAACTTCGTTCCGTTCCTGAAAAAAACCGACTCTCTGATTGCTGGTATGATCGGTACGGCGGGCTGCGTCGGCCTGTGGGGCTACCTGCTGTATCAAGGCGTGGTTGATCCACTGGGCGGCGTGAAGAGCCTGTGGCCGTTGTTCGGTATATCTAACCAGATGCTGGCTGCCGTGGCGCTGATTCTGGGTACGGTTATCCTGATTAAGATGAAACGTACGCAGTACATCTGGGTAACGCTGGTTCCGGCGATTTGGCTGCTGATCTGTACTACTTGGGCGCTGGGTCTGAAACTGTTCAGCGATAATCCTCAGTTGGAAGGCTTCTTCTACATGGCGAACATGTTCAAGGGCAAAATTGCGGAAGGCGGTGCCGATCTGAGCGCGCAGCAGATTTCGAACATGAACCATATCGTGACTAACAACTATACCAACGCCGGTCTGAGCATTCTGTTCCTGATCGTGGTGTACAGTATTATTGCGTACGGTATTAAAGCGGCACTGGCTGCACGTAAAGTGGCTGAACGTACCGATCAGGAAACCCCGTATGTTCCGGTTCCTGAAGGTGGCGTTAAAGTTTCTTCCGGCCACTAAGTGACTCGCGCCCGTCGGATTTTGCGAGACAGCTAGCAAGGCTGAACGTGAAAGATGACGGGTACAGATACCCTGTATAATGTATAACGTTATACAGGGTATTTTTTATCTAGCCGCTATTGCAGGCGATAGTCTGGAGGTAATGATGTTTGGCAATCTGGGAAAAGCAGGAAAATATTTGGGCCAGGCGGCGCGTATGCTGGTCGGTATGCCAGATTATGATACCTATGTGCAGCATATGCAGACTAATCACCCGGATAAACCTGCGATGACGTACGAAGAATTCTTCCGCGAACGCCAGCAGGCGCGTTACGGCGGAGACGGCAAAGGCGGGATGCGTTGCTGTTAACGACTTGGGATCTGTTATGACTCAACCTTTATCATCTGATGTGACTAAACCCGTGTATGTCACCATTCTGACTGGGTTTCTTGGTGCAGGAAAAACGACCTTATTACGGCATATTCTGAATGCCGAGCACGGCTATAAAATCGCCGTGATTGAAAACGAATTTGGCGAAGTCCCGATTGATAATACGTTAATTGGAGAACGCGCCAGTCAAATTACGACCCTAAGCAATGGCTGCATCTGCTGTACGCAGTCCAATGAACTGGCCGATGCGCTGCTCGATCTGATTGATGGCGTAGATAATGGCACGCTCGATTTTGATCACGTCATTATTGAATGCACCGGTATGGCCGATCCGGGGCCGGTGGCGCAGACCTTCTTCTCGCATGAAATTATCTGTGAACGCTTTGTTTTGGATGGAATTATCACGCTGGTGGATGCAGTACATGCACAGCAGCGGCTCGATCAGTTCACCATCGCGCAGTCGCAGATTGGCTATGCCGATCGCATACTGCTAACCAAAACCGACGTGGCAAGCGAAGACGAAACGCTGCTACCGCGTCTTCAGCGTATCAATGCGCGTGCACCGATCTACCCTGTCGTCCATGGCGATATCGATCTGAGCGTGTTGTTTAACATTGACGGTTTTGTCCTCAGCGACAAGCTGGACGTGAAAACGCCAGTATTTCGCTTTGTTGCCCCCGCGCAGAATAACGTGCAATCAATCGTTGTGTACCTCGATAAGGCGGTTGAGCTTCAGTCTGTGTCCTATGTGATGGAAAACCTGTTGCTGCAATTCTCCGATAATCTGCTGCGTTATAAAGGCATTCTGGCCATTAACGGTGATGACCGCCGCCTGCTGTTTCAGGGTGTTCAGCGCTTGTATAGCGCCGACTGGGACAGAGAATGGCACGCTGATGAAGAAAGAAAGAGCGTGCTGGTGTTTATCGGTGTGGATTTACCTGAACAGGAAATCCGTGACGCTTTCGCTCGCCTGATGGCATAGCGCTATTCATCTTATCTGTGCTGGCCACTTAGGCCAGCTTGAATGGGTTCTTTCAATTCCACTTCTTTTTTATTCTGAACGTTATCTGGAGCTAATTAACCACTGAGGGAGTCTATATTGGCAGTTCAGTCAAGCGTTGGTTACAAAGGCGAAATCTACATGTCATATACATGAAATAGAAATTTTCCCGTAATGATTATTTCTTTTCTCGGCATTATTAATTAATTTTTCGTATAATCGTTTTTTTATGGTTATTTTTTATTGTAGGTACGCTTTGGTTG
This region includes:
- a CDS encoding carbon starvation protein A encodes the protein MKSNAILKHIPWVILGIIGAACLGVVALRRGEHISALWIIVASVAVYLVAYRYYSLYIAQKVMQLDPTRATPAVVNNDGLNYVPTNRNVLFGHHFAAIAGAGPLVGPVLAAQVGYLPGTLWLLGGVVLAGAVQDFMVLFISTRRNGASLGEIVKKELGPVPGTIALFGCFLIMIIILAVLALIVVKALAESPWGVFTVCSTVPIALFMGVYMRFIRPGKVGEISVIGIVLLVLAIWFGGVVAHDPYWGPALTFKDTTITYTLIGYAFVSALLPVWLILAPRDYLATFLKIGVIVGLAIGIVILNPDLKMPAVTQFVDGTGPVWKGTLFPFLFITIACGAVSGFHALIASGTTPKLMASENDARFIGYGAMLMESFVAIMALVAASIIEPGLYFAMNTPPAALGITMPDLHRLGTADAPMILAQLQDVSAHAAATVSSWGFVISPEQILQTAKDIGEPSVLNRAGGAPTLAVGIAHVFHQIIPGANMGFWYHFGILFEALFILTALDAGTRAGRFMLQDLLGNFVPFLKKTDSLIAGMIGTAGCVGLWGYLLYQGVVDPLGGVKSLWPLFGISNQMLAAVALILGTVILIKMKRTQYIWVTLVPAIWLLICTTWALGLKLFSDNPQLEGFFYMANMFKGKIAEGGADLSAQQISNMNHIVTNNYTNAGLSILFLIVVYSIIAYGIKAALAARKVAERTDQETPYVPVPEGGVKVSSGH
- a CDS encoding YbdD/YjiX family protein, whose product is MFGNLGKAGKYLGQAARMLVGMPDYDTYVQHMQTNHPDKPAMTYEEFFRERQQARYGGDGKGGMRCC
- the yjiA gene encoding GTPase: MTQPLSSDVTKPVYVTILTGFLGAGKTTLLRHILNAEHGYKIAVIENEFGEVPIDNTLIGERASQITTLSNGCICCTQSNELADALLDLIDGVDNGTLDFDHVIIECTGMADPGPVAQTFFSHEIICERFVLDGIITLVDAVHAQQRLDQFTIAQSQIGYADRILLTKTDVASEDETLLPRLQRINARAPIYPVVHGDIDLSVLFNIDGFVLSDKLDVKTPVFRFVAPAQNNVQSIVVYLDKAVELQSVSYVMENLLLQFSDNLLRYKGILAINGDDRRLLFQGVQRLYSADWDREWHADEERKSVLVFIGVDLPEQEIRDAFARLMA